From Dermochelys coriacea isolate rDerCor1 chromosome 15, rDerCor1.pri.v4, whole genome shotgun sequence, a single genomic window includes:
- the ACAD10 gene encoding acyl-CoA dehydrogenase family member 10 isoform X4: protein MSKQLPIMTEALECIRAEGLKTAVLSNNFYLHSGVSFLPLDRNQFDVVIESCREGICKPDPRIYTLCLERLGVQPKESIFLDDIGQNLKAAAQLGINTVKVDDPEAAVKELETSLGFPLRGFVPQTCLVRPTMEIPKGPLQKYLEEVLGGQTTGPLILRQFSHGQSNPTYYIKFGDRNLVLRKKPPGSLLPSAHAVEREFRVLKALTEAGVPVPKVLALCEDSSIIGTPFYLMEYCTGHIYKDPSLPGLDPGQRKAIYMAMNKVLCKIHRVDLKAAGLEDYGKHGNYVQRQVQTWTKQYRATETHAIPAMERLIEWLPLHLPGNQKTTVVHGDFRLDNLIFHPEGPEVLAVLDWELSTLGDPISDVAYNCMAHYLPSHFDILKGLKDCDVMQLGIPTAEEYFQMYCGHMGIPPIENWNFYMAFSFFRVAAILQGVYKRSLTGQASSAAAESGGKQAESMANLAWDFATKEGFRVFKECPAAKPLARPYSTWTRNGAFSRRNYVTMAPSTPAHTSKAHLILSPDGLPGRAQDLYHKLRRFMDMHVYPAEQVLRDHQVSQSRWTPHPLIEELKDKAKSEGLWNLFLPVENDPEVKYGAGLTNQEFAHLCELMGTSLFAPEIFNCSAPDTGNMEVLVRYGTEEQKERWLQPLLDGKIRSCFAMTEPQVASSDATNIESSVIEEKGFYVLNGHKWWISGALDPRCQLCVFMGKTDPEAQRHKQQSMLLVPMDTPGITVTRPLSVFGEEDPPAGHGEIFFENVRVPKEYILLGPGRGFEIAQGRLGPGRIHHCMRLMGYSERALALMKERVTSRVAFGKPLAEQGTILEDIAKSRAEIEQARLLVLKAALLMDTAGNKAAALEIAMIKMVAPLMALRVIDRAIQAFGAAGLSNDYPLAQFFAWARALRLADGPDEVHRTAVAKLELKR, encoded by the exons ATGTCAAAACAGCTCCCCATTATGACTGAAGCATTAGAGTGTATCCGGGCAGAAGGTCTTAAGACAGCTGTTCTAAGCAACAACTTCTACCTTCACAGTGGGGTGAGCTTTTTGCCCCTAGACCGAAACCAGTTTGATGTG GTAATTGAATCTTGCCGGGAAGGGATATGCAAACCAGACCCTCGTATCTATACGTTATGCTTGGAGCGCTTGGGTGTTCAGCCAAAGGAATCCATCTTCCTTGATGATATTGGGCAGAACTTGAAAGCAGCCGCCCAGCTTGGCATTAACACAGTGAAG GTTGATGACCCAGAAGCAGCTGTCAAAGAGTTAGAAACCTCCTTGGGCTTCCCTTTGCGAGGATTTGTTCCACAGACTTGCTTAGTGAGACCAACAATGGAAATTCCAAAAGGTCCCCTACAGAAGTACCTGGAAGAGGTCCTAGGTGGCCAGACAACTG GTCCTCTGATATTACGACAGTTCAGTCATGGACAATCTAACCCCACTTACTATATCAAGTTTGGGGATCGTAACTTAGTCCTGAGGAAGAAACCTCCTGGCAGCCTACTTCCGTCTGCTCATGCTGTGGAGAGGGAGTTCAG GGTATTGAAGGCTCTTACTGAGGCCGGAGTTCCTGTTCCTAAAGTGCTCGCACTCTGTGAAGAttcaag TATCATTGGCACTCCATTCTATCTGATGGAATACTGCACCGGCCACATCTACAAGGACCCCTCTCTTCCTGGCTTGGACCCTGGCCAGCGGAAGGCTATTTACATGGCTATGAACAAAGTCCTCTGTAAAATCCATAGAGTAGACCTCAAAGCGGCTGGACTGGAGGATTATGGGAAGCATG GTAACTATGTTCAACGGCAAGTTCAAACCTGGACGAAGCAGTATAGAGCCACAGAAACCCACGCTATTCCTGCCATGGAGAGACTCATTGAGTGGCTCCCATTGCATCTCCCAGGGAACCAGAAGACCACAGTTGTGCATGGAGATTTCAG GCTGGATAACCTGATTTTTCATCCAGAGGGTCCAGAAGTCCTTGCTGTTCTCGACTGGGAACTTTCTACCTTAGGAGATCCCATCTCAGATGTGGCGTACAACTGCATGGCCCACTATCTGCCTTCTCACTTTGATATATTGAAAG GTTTGAAGGACTGTGATGTAATGCAGTTGGGAATTCCCACAGCAGAGGAGTATTTTCAGATGTATTGTGGGCACATGGGAATTCCACCCATTGAGAACTGGAATTTCTACATGGCCTTTTCCTTTTTCAGAGTGGCCGCGATCTTGCAGGGTGTGTACAAACGCTCGCTCACAG GTCAAGCAAGCTCAGCCGCAGCTGAAAGTGGCGGAAAGCAGGCGGAGTCCATGGCCAACTTAGCATGGGACTTTGCTACAAAAGAAGGATTTCGAGTGTTTAAAGAATGTCCAGCTGCAAAACCTTTAGCAAGACCTTACAGTACCTGGACCAGGAATGGGGCATTCTCCAGGAGAAACTATGTCACTATGGCACCTTCCACACCAGCTCACACTTCCAAAGCTCATCTGATTCTTTCTCCTGACGGCCTTCCCGGGAGAGCCCAGGATCTTTACCATAAGCTGAGGAGATTCATGGATATGCATGTCTATCCTGCCGAGCAGGTTCTGAGAGATCATCAGGTTTCACAGTCTAGATGGACTCCACATCCTCTTATAGAAGAGCTGAAG gacaaggcaaagtctgAAGGATTGTGGAACCTTTTCTTACCCGTGGAGAATGATCCAGAAGTGAAATATGGAGCAGGCCTCACAAACCAAGAGTTTGCCCATTTGTGTGAGCTCATGGGAACATCACTGTTTGCGCCTGAG ATATTCAACTGCTCTGCCCCTGACACTGGGAACATGGAGGTGCTGGTCCGATATGGGACGGAAGAGCAGAAGGAACGCTGGCTGCAGCCTCTGTTGGACGGGAAGATACGTTCGTGCTTTGCTATGACTGAGCCACAG GTTGCTTCATCTGATGCCACCAACATCGAATCTTCAGTCATAGAAGAAAAGGGTTTCTACGTTCTAAATGGGCATAAATGGTGGATTTCAG GGGCTCTGGATCCTCGTTGCCAGCTCTGTGTGTTTATGGGGAAGACCGACCCTGAAGCCCAGCGCCACAAACAGCAGTCAATGCTCTTAGTTCCCATGGACACTCCAGGCATAACAGTCACCAGGCCTCTCAGTGTATTTGGCGAAGAAGATCCCCCAG CTGGCCATGGGGAGATCTTCTTTGAAAATGTGCGAGTGCCCAAAGAATATATCCTGCTGGGACCTGGCCGAGGCTTTGAAATTGCACAAGGGAGACTAGGGCCTGGACGGATCCACCACTGCATGAGGCTCATGGGCTATTCCGAAAGGGCGCTGGCGCTCATGAAGGAGCGA GTGACGTCTCGTGTGGCCTTTGGGAAACCCCTAGCCGAACAGGGCACTATCCTGGAAGACATTGCCAAGTCCCGCGCTGAGATTGAGCAGGCCCGGCTTCTTGTCCTGAAGGCTGCCCTCCTCATGGATACAGCTGGCAATAAG GCAGCGGCTCTAGAGATCGCCATGATCAAAATGGTGGCTCCATTGATGGCTCTGCGGGTTATTGATCGTGCTATCCAG GCCTTTGGAGCGGCAGGTCTCAGTAACGATTATCCACTGGCCCAGTTCTTTGCCTGGGCGCGAGCCCTGCGTCTCGCCGACGGACCCGATGAAGTTCACAGGACAGCAGTCGCTAAATTGGAGCTGAAACGCTAG